The following DNA comes from Frankia casuarinae.
GGGGCCGGCGCAGTCATGCTCATCCGCAACTACAGAGGGCTCCTGGGCACCAAGCTCGGGATGACCCAGGTATGGGACGCGAACAACCGCGTCGTGCCGGTCACCGTCATCAAGGCCGGACCCAACGTCGTCACGCAGGTCAAGACGCCTGACTCGGACGGCTACTCGGCCGTTCAGCTCGGTTACGGCGAGGTCGACCCGCGTAAGATCAACAAACCCGCCCGCGGCCACTTCGCCACCAGCGGGGTGACGCCCCGGCGCCACCTCGTCGAGCTGCGGACCGCCGATGCCGGCAACTACCGGCCCGGCCAGGAGCTGACCGGCGAGGTGTTCTCCGCCGGGACCGTCGTTGACGTCACCGGCACCTCGAAGGGCAAGGGGTTCGCCGGTGTCATGAAGCGTCACGGGTTCAAGGGTCTGGGCGCGGGGCACGGCGTCGAGCGCAAGCACCGCTCGCCGGGGTCGGTCGGCGGCTGCGCCACGCCCGGTCGCGTG
Coding sequences within:
- the rplC gene encoding 50S ribosomal protein L3, which encodes MLIRNYRGLLGTKLGMTQVWDANNRVVPVTVIKAGPNVVTQVKTPDSDGYSAVQLGYGEVDPRKINKPARGHFATSGVTPRRHLVELRTADAGNYRPGQELTGEVFSAGTVVDVTGTSKGKGFAGVMKRHGFKGLGAGHGVERKHRSPGSVGGCATPGRVFKGLRMAGRMGHVRTTTSGLTIHAVDTERGYLLVRGAVPGPDGGLVLVRSAAKRPAPEAIAPAAELAGTGEEVSA